The DNA window ATGTGCGTGAAATCATCTCGACGGCCATCGGGGGAGAGGTCGCGACCCGCGTCTATGAAGGCCAGCAACGGTTCGATCTCGTCGTGCGGTTTCCAAAACCGTATCGAGATAGCGTCGAAACCATCAGTAACATCAAAGTCAGCGACCAGGCCGGCGCCCTCATTCCCTTGGCCGATCTCGGCACTATTCAGTTGGAAGAAGGACCTGGCCGCATCAGCCGGGAACAGTTGCAACGATACGTCTCGATCGGATTCAATACCCTTGGACGGGATATCGGGAGCCTTGTGGCCGAGGCGCAGCAGAAGATCAATGAACGTGTGGCGCTGCCGACCGGGTACCGGGTGACGTGGGGTGGATCGTTTGAGAACATGGAGCGGGCGATGGCGAAGCTGAAAGTCATCGTGCCGATCACCATTGGACTGATTTTCTTTCTCTTGTACTCTACCTTCAACTCTCTTCGGCAGGCGACGCTGATTATCTTGAATCTGCCGTTTGCGTTGATTGGGGGAGTGGTGGCGCTGTGGTTGACCAAGGAGTATCTCAGTGTGCCGGCGTCGATCGGATTCATCAACCTCTTCGGTGTGGCCGTGCTGAACGGCATCGTGCTGGTGTCGTATATGAACAAGCTGCGTGAAGACGGACACAGCTTGGATGAGGCCGTGACCTCGGGGGCCCTGCTTCGATTGCGCCCGGTCTTAATGACGGCGTTGGTCGCACTGTTGGGCCTCGTGCCGCTTGCATTCGCTCAGGGAATCGGCTCGGAGGTGCAGCGCCCGTTGGCCATCGTGGTCATCGGCGGATTAGTGAGTTCGACACTCCTGACCCTGATCATGTTGCCGGTGCTCTATCGGTGGCTGGAAGGTCGTGAACAGGGGCCAAGGCAGGCGGGAGCTCCACCGACCGGATCGGCATATGAGTCGCATCACACAGCGGGCGACCAGCACCATGGGAACGGTGAACCACGGTTTACGCGCCATCCCGGCGAGATCCCATCGGCGTGATGGACCACTGATTGGAGGAAAGGTCGGTCTCGTTATGTCGAAGATATCTGCTCAACTGGTTTTCGCGGTAACAGTCATCATCGTGAGCAGTCAGCTCGCGATAGCAGCGCCGAAGGAAACCGACCAGCCGAATATCGATCAGGTCAAAGGGAGAAAGATTTTTGCTAAACATTGCGCCGGCTGCCATGGGCCGGAGGGAAGAGGAGACGGGTACCTGTTACTAGGGCCTGACCCGGCCAATCTGACGAGACCTATCACCAAGAAAAAGCCTGATGCGCTGTTGCTCCAGACAATCCATGAAGGCAAGCCCAATATGCCGTCATGGAAGGGCCGCCTGTCCGAGGGCGAGAGTCGGGCGGTTCTGGCCTACATCCGAGCGCTGAAGAAATAATCCTCCTGGCAGTTCCCGCATCGCTTTCCCGAGTTTGCTCAAGCGCTCCAGCAGAAGCGAAATGGGGAAGGACGGAGGGCTCTCCACAAGCCCCGCCCTATACGAAGCTGTGATCTGCGGATAGAGAAGAATTCTAGAGAGTGTAGAATGTGGTGCCGAGGGACAGAATCGAACTGTCGACACCAGCTTTTCAGGATTGAAAGAAAGTGAGCAAGATCAAATAGATATGACGAAAACGTAGTGCAAGAAGTGACACTTCATGTCATGTAAAAGCAATGAGTTACAGGAGCAGGTGCCAGTACTAGAAACTTAATTAATTATACGCAACTAACTTGCTAAGGTAAAATTTTACAGGTTACGTAAATTGTAAACCTGTGATGGTATTCTGCATCTCACTGAGAGAGGTAACGCTATGATCAGAAATGGCATGCGGCCAATTCATCCTGGAGAAATTTTGTTAGAGGCGTTCATGAAGCCGGCAGTCCCTCTGATCAATGCCAATCTGCTCGCAAAGGCCCTCGCTGTGCCGGCGAATCGGATCACAGCAATTCTCAGAGGACAGCGAGGCATTACGGGCGATACTGCCGTTCGTCTAGCGGCATTTTTCGACACCACCGCTGAATTTTGGATGAACCTGCAGAAGACCTACGAGCTGCGCCTTGCAGAAGAAGCCATGTCGAGCAAGGTGAGGAAACACATTGAGCAAAGCA is part of the Nitrospiraceae bacterium genome and encodes:
- a CDS encoding efflux RND transporter permease subunit translates to VREIISTAIGGEVATRVYEGQQRFDLVVRFPKPYRDSVETISNIKVSDQAGALIPLADLGTIQLEEGPGRISREQLQRYVSIGFNTLGRDIGSLVAEAQQKINERVALPTGYRVTWGGSFENMERAMAKLKVIVPITIGLIFFLLYSTFNSLRQATLIILNLPFALIGGVVALWLTKEYLSVPASIGFINLFGVAVLNGIVLVSYMNKLREDGHSLDEAVTSGALLRLRPVLMTALVALLGLVPLAFAQGIGSEVQRPLAIVVIGGLVSSTLLTLIMLPVLYRWLEGREQGPRQAGAPPTGSAYESHHTAGDQHHGNGEPRFTRHPGEIPSA
- a CDS encoding c-type cytochrome, producing MSKISAQLVFAVTVIIVSSQLAIAAPKETDQPNIDQVKGRKIFAKHCAGCHGPEGRGDGYLLLGPDPANLTRPITKKKPDALLLQTIHEGKPNMPSWKGRLSEGESRAVLAYIRALKK
- a CDS encoding HigA family addiction module antidote protein — protein: MIRNGMRPIHPGEILLEAFMKPAVPLINANLLAKALAVPANRITAILRGQRGITGDTAVRLAAFFDTTAEFWMNLQKTYELRLAEEAMSSKVRKHIEQSRESRVSA